The DNA segment TTCATAGTTCAGAAGTAGAGGTGTAAGCCAGTAGTGTCCAGCAAGCCTAGACTTGGCTGGTTCAGTGACCAGTTCAGTTCTCATAACTATGCCTTCCAATAATTAGTAAACTAACTTCTATTAAAGAGCAGTGTGactattttattatataaatcttatcAAAGGAATCATCCAAGTTATTCTCCTTGACAAATAAAATACAAAAGTAGGACTTTGCACACAGCTACAGGGAATCTTCTTTTTGGAATAACCAGGTTGGCCTTCTTCCCAATTCTTCTTTGAATTATAAAGAAACCTGAACCATTTGGTTGATTCTAGAGGAATAAGTATATACATATCATCACAGTGAGTCAATTTGTTCGTCACTGATTTCTAAAGATTAATACGGAGAGAAGATACAGTTATTCATATGATTCCTTCTTTGAAGGGCCCAGATTCATGAAGCAACTGCATGACATGATTAACCTGCCAACAAAACAATTAAATgatcagaaagaaagaaaaagaaataagcaTCAAAACATACTTCTGCCAGAAAAGGTTTCCAGGTTTGAAAGGTGAAGCATCTATAAAATCTAAAGTTTTCACTACCCAtgttaaaacttgataatatagtCCTCAGCAAGAGTTGCATTCCAACATATACACTCTTTTTAGGGTGCAATTCCTTGCAATCTTGAGCTAATATCCTATCGAAAAGGTTAAGATTCTGACCCTACAAATTGAGACGGGCCCCTAAATTGAAGAACATTGAATATGATCTACAAGTGCACCAGAATTGAAGATCAGGAATCATGATACGCAATATTTAAAAGTCAATTAAGTGGTCATATATATTAATGATTTTTCATCTAAATGTAAAAAAGAACAGTTTTAACAACATAAAACATGTTTTAGTTTGATTAAAAGTCTTAAAGTATCAAAATATGCTGAATTTTAGCATGCATGTATCTACTGATGTTTGAGACTGGACCAGTGGCTCAGATATCAAATGAAATGATCATAGTTTAGTGCATCaatgattttagaaaaatctatCAGTGACTTGTGAACATGCAATAGGTCCTTAATTTACATGGTTTCTGTTTCTTGGGATTTTTTATGtcatagatcataatcaaggggtAGAAATTCAATCTAAGCCCTAATTTTGATCTTCAACTGAAGAATAGAAGCCTTGATCCTTCCTTGTTTCCAAAGAAACTTGATGTGCAGATTCAAAATATGGTTGCATAAACCACAATCAAGGAGTCTCAAATGGTCCACAAGGAAATCATGCAATGTTTCATGCTGCAATGACTCGAGAGTAGGACAGTTTGCCTACTAAGCCTACTAATGAATGTTATTACGACTCTGGGGAGGCTTAAACATGATATGCAAGTTAAATTCTGTGACTTTACATCTATAATCTGCATGAGAATAACATATTGCATTGAATAGTTGCTTTCAGACTGCTTAACAATCTTTAGCAGATGTAACTAGTCCAAGGTTAGATCAACACTCAAACATGATTCACTACAATTGCATCTCACTTCATAGAATAATTTCATAACCAAATCATAATTTGGTTATGGGACACACCAGAAAAAAGAACGAGTTCACTTTAAGTTAACATGAAGCCATTTTAAGTTAAAATATATAccttcattatatatatacatatatatatacacatttgtGTTAAGCCAAGTTCTGTTAAAAACTAATGCTGAAGCTTTGAACAATTCTCTGTTAGGTTTCTTATACTATCTGATGAGCTTGAGTTCACATAAACAATAACCAATTCACTTGTCTGCACATCAAGAAAGCTTCAACTGAAAACAAATTCAGTCAGAAGTTGAGATTAAATTGTTTGGAATAAATGGTTCAAAATGATCAAATTAGTCTAGGTTAGACCAAATCAATGTGTATCATTCCACTGACAACTCAATGGGCGTATTATGTGCTAATCAAGAAAAGATAAAACATAACATTGACATGAACAATAGAAATATTATCAAGACTATCAGTAGCTCATGATTAGCAAAAATGATGACATGTAATTTCTTAAGTAAGATCCTCACAAGTCACAAGTATATTATCTAAAATATTCAGTAAACTCAAAAGTGGTAGGAGAACATCATACCTGCTCAGTTTCATACACAAGAAAATTGTCTATAACTTTTCTGAAATCATCATCCAGAATGTAGTGGCAGCTGAATGTTGTGACGGGAAGATAACCACGCTGAATCTTATGCTCTCCTTGAGCTCCAGCCTCTACCTTGGTCAAATTCAAGTCAATGGCAGCTTCAATTGCCTAGAAGATGATTCAGCTTGTGTTAAAGTATATATGCAGCAAAGATAAACATTAGTAATCTTCTGATTATCTCCTATGTGATCATCATCTCATTCTCCCCTAGAATATTGAATTTGATTCTATTAGTGTTAGTGCAGACTTGGATTAATCCAGTAGTATACTCCTTGATTCTGATATGGAAAATTTAGTTTCCAACATTAATCCATGTCTTTAGTTGTTCTCGCTGGAGACTTTATGAAAAGTCAATCAAGCTAACCAGATCATTGATAACACTAAAGATTCCCTCATTCCAGCTTCCACCTTTAGTAAGTTTTCCTTATATCAAACAGGACTTTTTGTTACACCAAATTACCCAGAATGAGGGGTCTTGGCTTTACAGACAGTATGGGACAATATTCGCAGTTCAGCACAATATTTGTATCAAGTTTCTTGGTGAAGTACCAGCTAGGAAAGAGATGTTTCAAGCAAGGATTATAATTTCGTATTGTATCGGAGTATCGAGCttagctcggtacggtatggtacagtataccgagcagtacattTCGTTGTACCATtcggtgtgtatatatatatatatatatatatatatatatatatatataaagtttaaaaaaaacGACGTCACCTCGATACTCCCCACGCTCGGTTTCTGCCCGtgttgtcacggccttagctggaattgcctaaggcgtgaggcacccttgcggccaagacgcgaaacttaatttgcgttgcctaagtcgcgcttcgcccttgtgatattgctccgcaaagatcagcccacttgtaacctctcgcaggtcccgaaggacctgtaaaagagaaagttgattagtttgaaagaacgagcgacggacaagtcccgacgtctcgcgaaaagaggggaagctttacaagcaattcagcgagcactttgcgtgcacaagagaaaagagggagtgggggaaaacaagggctttagatggttgaacgaacagctgcaagcccacaaacagctgctcaccgagtcccgggcgcgacaacaagttcccgtcaaggcaacgtacgaacttgcgaatgagtgttcaacgcccggtactatatcGAAGGCCCATCCagtcctgtgccacccggggggttccaaggggctgagatggctgacgttttggtgagcggaggcagatttcagaaatcagcccgcggcacatgaaaacggagctgttttggactgttttggggctgttttgctcgattcaatgagcggtcgctttgtaatgttgcagcttgttcgaacttacatttttacaagcaaaatgacccaaaaccaagagaaaacatgttgtcaagcagctatacatgtaggtgtgagcaacgaacggttcgttgaacggagttgttgtgagtgcgcgacgaccgttcgtgacagcgtGGGGTCCCtgcgcaaaaaaaaaaagaaaaaaaaaagggcgaCGTCGCTCGATTTCTGctcgcatggggagaagaaaccgacgtTTCCTTCTCCCCGTGCAAAAAAAAAAGGCGATGTTGCTCGGTTACTGCCCGAGTGGGGAGAAGAAATTGACGTTTCATTCTCCCTGCACGGAAAAAAAAAGCGACGTCGCTTGGTTTTTGctcgcatggggagaagaaaccaaggTTTCCTTCTCCCCATGCAAAAAAGGGCGATGAGGCGACGTTGTCACCTCGTTTCTTCTACctatgtggggagaagaaacaccGCCTCGACGatgctcggtttcttctccccacgacgTCATCGAAGTTTCTTCCCTCCCcgcgcggatgagaagtcgccgacgaGGAGGAGGCAACATCATCTACAACGTCTGGCGAGGGAGGGCGGtgacggatcgggatcgtcgagggaaagCGGCGCCGAATCTCCAggtttcccttttcttctccctcagctAATACCACCCAATAGCGGGCAACGGcggtcgaaatcgaccatcaCCGATCGATTTAATGTGGTAACGAAGCGAAAACAACTCCAATCGACGGTACCACccaacggaccggtacgtaccgcccaatacaagcgatattattcgaaattaaaaactttGGATTCAAGGAACAAAAGAAGAATGGATGTCATATTAACACCATTTTAATAAAAGTACTGTCATTTGTGCCTTTAGAGGTTGAATAAAGAGCTAGTACAAAATCAAAAAGAGAGTAAAAATTCTTTTTAAGACACTGATAAGCAGAGCATCTCATCTTAAttcattataattttattaagtaaagaaaaaagaatgatacaaaagaaaacaaatttgCACCAAGGtgaatattatttaaaatcattttcaCCATAAAACAAAATTCAACATGATTTTTGGTTTCCTTCGAAGGAATGTTTATCTTCCACTCTGTAGAACCCTTGATGGAAAAGTTGAATACTTCCTCAACATCCGTTATGATTCCCTAGAAGAGATATTTATTTCTGGAACTCCATATCTCCTAGGGTAAAGAATCATCCCAAGTATATATCCAGCAAGCTGCAATCTAGCACTCTTTCCAGACTTACCAATCTCTCCTGTAAGTTCTGAGGTAgagatttgattaaaaaaaaactaacatGTTCTCAAGTATTGTTCAGCATCCCTGCCACTTGGTAAAACTATTTCACCAAGCCAATTACACTAGTCACATTCAGCATTGCAAAATCTTTCTTGACTATGAATAGGtgaaagcaaggttcgcaattttgTACCATACCGGAGCATCGAGatcagctcggtatggtacggtacgagtataccgagcagtacttttggtgtaccactcggtatatatatatatatacatacatatatatacatacatacatatatataaaaagatggcgtcgcctcgtttttctacccgagtggggagaagaaatcgaggtttCCTTCTCTCCGCACACGACGTCACCTCGTTTCTTCTacctgcgtggggagaagaaacgtcgCCTCGACAATGCTCGGCTTCCTTCTCCCCGCGCAAAAAAGGGCGACGAGGTGATGTCACCTCGTTTCTTCTTCCCGTGTAAGGAGAAGAAATGTCACCTCAACGACACCCGATTTCTTCTCctcgcgacgtcgccgaggcttcttctccctacGCAAATGAGGACAAGTCGCCGACGACGccaaggcctcgtcgcctcaaacgaggaggcgacatctcatttgCAGCATCTAGGGAGGGCGACGACGGATCGGGATCATCGAGGGAGAGCAACGCCggatctccaagttctcccttttcttctccctcttctttctgctCCCTTGGCTAATACCATCCGGTAGCGGGCaacgacggtcgaaatcgaccgtcaccGACCGATTTCGGGTGGTAATGGGGCGAAAACAGTCTcaatcgatggtaccgcccgattACGAGCAGTTCATGTACCGGTCTATTGGCAGACCGGTACGTATCACTCGATATAGacggtattatttgaaattaaaatccttgtgtGAAACTTGAAAGTATATTTTTCGCTCAAGTACAAGTGACAAATGGATTTTGCTCTATTTGATGCTAGTCACTATCATAGATATGGctgtcaatgaattattatcaatCTAGTTAGAATCAGAAATGGGACAAGATCAGTCTGATGACCCAAAAAGAAATGATACAATCCAATTAAAGTATAACTAGATCAATCAAAGATTAGCGGTTATCCCAGTCTGGTTTCTTTGTTTGTCTTATATGAAAATTAAATCAAACCAAAATTTAAAACTTGATCAAAACATCAAAATTTTGCCACACCATAGAATTTGACATTTATAACTTAATTCCATCAAATGATGTGATTAGATAAGAGTGGTCTTTCTAGTTTTAGGTGTAATAAGACATTTACCTGGTAGTAGCAGGCCTCAAAATGCAAATTTGGAAAATAAACATGTGGTAGACAACCCCATAAGCGACCAAACAATGTATCACCACCAATAAGGTTAAGAGCCCCAGCAACAAGTTCACCCTCATCTTCAGCAGCAATTAACAGTATATGATCACCCATCTTTGATCCCAGGATGTGAAAGAAGTCCCTTGTGAGATAAGCACTACCCCATCTACAAAATAAGTGATTTGTCAAAATAGGTCTAAAAGAAACCATAGTAGTAAAAGATCAGTATTTACAGATGCAAGTGTGTTCATCACTTCATTGCAAGTAGAAACTGTTTTTTGGAGAGACAAAATAATAAGAAACTTTGCAACAATAAAATGCTACAATCATAAACAGCTTTATGGAAATAAGGCTAAATTAAAAATGCTATTATAGCAACTACAATTGCAGCAACATTGCTACAAGAAAACATGACATCTTATTGGTTCAATTACACAAGCAATCACAAAAAAGCAGATGGGAACCAAGTGCCAGAGATGGAACATCTAATGTGAATTTCTGCAAAGAGCCATCTGGATTCAAACTTTACACCAGTAATCTAAGATCAGGATGCCCATCCCGTCAATTAAGCACCACTCTTGCAAGTCAAGAAACAGCATCTTATCAGACCAAATCTTATCTATCAATTCAATACCAACATAAGGTCACAACATATAGATCACAAATACCTAGAAGGTAAACATCCAAagcctaaaataataaaaaatgcacAACAAAATACTCAAAAAAATGGAGGTTAGCAATGACCAAACTTATTATCAGTTGTGTTCCTGTAGAACTTATAGAAAGAGTCCCAATGCTTGGCCTGCAATTATATATCAAGCTAACTGTTAGTAAGAACTTGAGGCATGGGAGTTCCAGTCAATGTAAAACAAAAGACGAATTCACTTATCTAAACCATGCCTAAGATGGCCCTATGTTAGCAATACATCATTAAATTATtgcaattaaaaattttaaaatatccaGAAGCATATGCAGTTGGCAGGTATATGATGTAAAGAATATATCTTCAAACAACCATATGAATTGTATTGATCTCAAGAAACGCATTATGTGAAACAAAATACTGACCTTTATCTCATCCCCAAAAAGACGCTTCATCTTCAAATTGTGTGTAAGGACCTGCATGAGAAATTTCACACAGATTACAAGCCATGCATGCAAACAGGTAATGATTTATCACTCTAGATTGGGTTTCAAAGATATCATAGTTCAAGTGGATGTTAACATATAATTGGTGGGATCAATGGCATTAAGAGAGGAGGGGGATGAACTACTGCAAGTTCAATTTAGAACTTGTGCAAGCTAATTTAAGCTTGAACTCATGAAATAAAACACACAAGAAATAACAAGGGAAACAAAACTTTTCATATTGATTCGGCTCACTATCTACTCCCACTCCCAGTTCCCCCTCTCCTGACGTCATTTTCACCAAGTTCAAACACCCATTTTACAGCTTCCTCCTTTTTATAGTTTTGATGTTATCTTTACACTTGGGATTCACTCTCCTTTTACTAAGACTTCAGTAGATCACCCTTTCACCCTTTTAAAGTAGCACCTTCTCACCTACACAGcaagaacaacaacaaagtcatgaAGTCCTAACTATTTGGAGTTGAATACATAAATCTATTTGGAGTCGACTACATAAATCTAGTTATTAGACACATAGCAGCTTTTTGGTAGTGGTACAACCAGACAATGCCATCGCTAGATGCCCATTGAAGGTCGAAGATGCCACCATTGGATAAGATAGTTACCCCCATTTAATAAGAGACACCACCAAACAAGGTGAGGCTAACGTTAGGTACCATCACTTACAATGTGTCAACTCTATCTAGCTATCTTCGATGATCGATCGAGCGATTGAATTTATGAATTTGCATGTTAACATGCATCATTCTGCACATCAAAGTCAATAAATCCATGTCTCTAAGGGTGCATTTGGGGACACATTTGAAATGTGCAATGAGGGTTTCATAAGTTTTTTTCAAATTGCATTTGGCCTAGATACTACAATGAAAATGCTCAAATGCACATTTCAGTATTTACGGGAtgctaatgtaattttttaaattctcaaAGTACCCTATGACAttatttaaaatcacaaaattgtcaatataatttaataagaaactatcatgatttatatcttctataaggtgaaattttatttatttattttaaaagttattttatatttatttatatgattatagtttttatttattatatatctaggtCATACGAAACTTTCTGTAAGATTGCATATgtacattcatttattttatttatttatttaaatattaatttaaataaaaatatgtattcttttttgaataaatatttaaaattttagaagGATAAATTTGTCACATAATATTCAATGGACTTTTGAAATACAATTTTGCCAAACAAGACTCACTTCAATGCACATTTTGAGATGCAGTTTTCATCTATTTTTTACCAAACACAAAATATTCTACAACCGCACATTCACTTAATCTCCCTTCTCCAAATACAAATTAAAAATGCAAATGCGTTCCCAAACGCAACCTAAATCTTCAGATGAGTAAAAAAAAACTTTGCTGACTTTTTGTTTGCAAGCAACTTGAATAAAAAGATTAATtcgtttaatccatcaactatgtTTCTTCATCAAAACAAAGGAGCCAACAATAGTTGGTTAAAGCTTCAATATAACAGGAATATAGATCAATCATTTTTTACATAATTATTGGTAGAGACAGACATGTATCATTTGGCAATCCACTTGACATTAAAATGAATGCTATCTAGTAAAGGATTCTAATATGTAATCGGCTAAGGCCTCTAACTAATTGGAACATGGGTAAAATAATTGTATAAAAGTTACTGGAAAAGAATCATATAcaagaattatttggataacacaATGCTGCATGATTCTTTTGTTAATCCTGATACTGATGAATGGTTAACATGTAAAGGAAGCAGACAAAAGTTTACAAAAAATATTGTCCTAAAGATAGTATGGCTCACCATGTTGGTTATTTCATATCTCTCACCTGTCTTCATTTCTGTAGTTttccatcaaaatatgagatttttcaTTTGGCTTTGGTCTGTTTAATTAACTGCACTAAGCATTAACTCCTCATTATAATTCTTTCTCCAGTCATCTCAATGTACAGTATTTGTATCCTAATTAAGATCCTTTTTCTCCCTCGATACAGCTTCAGTATTTCTCCTCCCTATCTTGCAAAAACTTCAAACTTGAACTGAATTGCTTTTTACAAGTCTACTACATTATATAAGCTGGACCTACACAAACATCCGAAAACAACCTGCATTCATCTAGTGAAGTACCTCTGACTTTGCCAAATGTACGTCTTGTATTTCTGTCTTCTAAGGAAATGATTGTTATCAATCCTCATTTGGATGACttgaaaatgctcatattattgaCACAATGAAAGGTAGAGGAAAACCTATAAGACTTTAGTAGAAACAATATAAGGATTTGATGGTTGCCTAACTTGATTAGTAATATTGCCCTCAAAATATCTCACTAGCAGGAAAGGATCCATGTGGACATGTTAAGCCCCTACATCAAGTTACATATTATATCAGACTTCAACTGTATATCTATTGTATGAAAAACAAGTTGAAAACCCCACTTGACCAAAATTCACACCAAAGTATTTAATAAACTGCACAAATTTGCTGCAAAAAAACCACAGGCTAAACTTGGCAACAATGCAGACTAAATATAGATGATGCAGAATAAAGGCAAGCATACCATTTGTATTACTGAACCAATCACAAAAATTAAATAAGACCATTAACATGACAAATGAATAGATTTTCCAATATACAGATGCAGAACTAGTGTAATTACTTTTCAATTCTTAAACAGTGATTGTTATGTCTACAAGACAACTGAAAATTTCAACCCATGAAATATTAAAGAGACAAAGGTAACGAGATTACCTTTTTCCGCTCTTGTCGGATATTTTTTCGTTTGCTTTGCTTCATATCCATCAAGAAGTCATCAAAACTGTTGAGGGCAAACACATTCAATGAAGATTGTTACAGAGTTGCAAATTGCAAATGATCAATGTTTACATGAAGCATCAG comes from the Musa acuminata AAA Group cultivar baxijiao chromosome BXJ2-8, Cavendish_Baxijiao_AAA, whole genome shotgun sequence genome and includes:
- the LOC135620092 gene encoding uncharacterized protein LOC135620092 isoform X4; protein product: MATCCCCSAPHRPSAFLGSPLRHPGNPLCRKGSLVMVSTFKVTALFWGPRRIKEPRELNPSLGAYKLLKSSSEGVSVDDKTPREISLSVVSSISDISSNDWDACATDATSPEKFNPFISHAFLSSLEESRSAIKLRISSLHITFPSENEWHKLKQSGFLPRIGIQYHWKNRNYKNFDDFLMDMKQSKRKNIRQERKKVLTHNLKMKRLFGDEIKAKHWDSFYKFYRNTTDNKWGSAYLTRDFFHILGSKMGDHILLIAAEDEGELVAGALNLIGGDTLFGRLWGCLPHVYFPNLHFEACYYQAIEAAIDLNLTKVEAGAQGEHKIQRGYLPVTTFSCHYILDDDFRKVIDNFLVYETEQVNHVMQLLHESGPFKEGII